A window of the Nitrosopumilus ureiphilus genome harbors these coding sequences:
- a CDS encoding cobalt-precorrin 5A hydrolase → MDKTSVLAITKNGVKIGENLKKIFPDWSIFAPSKFSNEGNEIVWYSEPTSEKIVELFKNSNALICLFSLGAVIRLIAPHLKDKKTDPAVIVIDDKTNFVISVLSGHIGRANELTQEIAEKLQALPVITTAADVNKTIAVDLVGREFGWKIEDDTNVTKISAHMVNEEPIGVFQEAGNKSWYKELPKNVLIYKNPEDLKQSNSKAYLIISDRIIDKELSKESVVYRPPSLVIGIGLHWDTTKETIREGIESCLDKFNLSSKSIAKLVSIKKPQDVQGLIEIGEEMKIPVEYVNREELADISAPNPSDTVKAFEGTASVSEAAAIKVSGGELIVEKQKFPPNLTIAIARILN, encoded by the coding sequence ATGGATAAAACTTCAGTTCTTGCAATTACTAAAAACGGGGTAAAAATTGGAGAAAATCTCAAAAAAATATTTCCTGACTGGAGTATCTTTGCACCCTCAAAATTCTCAAATGAGGGAAATGAAATAGTTTGGTATTCTGAGCCCACATCAGAGAAAATTGTGGAACTTTTTAAAAATAGTAATGCGCTCATCTGCCTTTTTTCATTAGGTGCAGTAATTAGACTAATAGCGCCACATCTGAAGGATAAAAAAACAGATCCAGCTGTAATTGTAATTGATGATAAAACAAATTTTGTAATTAGTGTCTTATCAGGGCATATAGGAAGAGCAAATGAATTAACTCAAGAAATTGCAGAAAAATTGCAAGCTTTACCAGTTATTACAACTGCTGCAGATGTTAACAAAACCATAGCAGTAGATCTTGTTGGAAGAGAATTTGGTTGGAAAATTGAAGATGACACAAATGTAACAAAGATTAGTGCACATATGGTTAACGAGGAACCTATCGGAGTATTTCAAGAAGCAGGTAACAAAAGTTGGTACAAGGAATTACCAAAAAATGTTTTAATTTATAAAAATCCAGAGGATTTGAAACAATCAAACTCTAAAGCATATCTAATAATTTCTGATAGAATTATTGATAAAGAATTATCTAAAGAGTCCGTAGTTTATCGTCCTCCAAGTTTAGTGATTGGTATTGGATTGCATTGGGATACTACAAAGGAAACAATCAGAGAAGGAATTGAGAGTTGTTTAGATAAATTCAATCTTAGTTCAAAATCTATTGCAAAATTAGTGTCAATTAAAAAACCACAAGATGTACAAGGATTGATAGAAATTGGAGAAGAAATGAAAATTCCAGTTGAATACGTAAACAGGGAAGAATTAGCCGATATTTCTGCACCAAATCCTTCAGATACTGTAAAAGCATTTGAAGGAACTGCAAGTGTATCGGAAGCTGCTGCAATTAAGGTTTCTGGAGGAGAATTAATTGTAGAAAAGCAGAAATTCCCACCTAATTTGACTATAGCCATAGCGAGGATTCTGAATTGA
- a CDS encoding cobalt-precorrin-5B (C(1))-methyltransferase, with protein sequence MNTINVEEEKRKLKTGYTTGSSATAAAKAALLSILDQEKIENVEILLPKRSLIKISVYSCEFGSDKAKCSVIKDGGDDPDVTHGAEIIVELSFTDKINQIEIDGGEGVGVVTKPGLGLEINKPAINPVPKKMIIENLREVGKKILLEKGIKVVISVPKGRELGPKTDNPRLGIVNGISILGTSGIVIPFSTASYAASIRQNLDVAIAMGNDTVVLTTGGRSEDFAKKIVDLPEHCFVQMGDFSGYTIQQCAKKNIKKAYVVGFIGKLAKMAAGVKQTHVKGSKVDMSFLAELAKKANARENVIQSIKKANTARHVSEIILENNVKGFFELICSQTYKHMRNHSDQKVPIDVILFDFDGNILARVSKE encoded by the coding sequence ATAAATACAATAAATGTGGAAGAAGAAAAAAGAAAATTAAAGACTGGTTATACTACAGGAAGTTCTGCAACTGCAGCAGCAAAAGCCGCATTATTATCAATTTTGGATCAAGAAAAAATAGAAAATGTAGAGATTTTGTTGCCAAAACGATCTCTTATTAAAATTTCAGTATATTCTTGTGAATTTGGATCTGATAAAGCAAAGTGCTCTGTAATTAAAGATGGTGGAGATGATCCTGACGTAACACATGGTGCAGAAATAATTGTTGAATTATCATTTACAGATAAAATAAATCAAATCGAAATAGACGGAGGTGAAGGAGTTGGCGTTGTTACAAAACCTGGCTTAGGATTGGAGATAAACAAACCTGCAATTAATCCAGTTCCAAAAAAAATGATTATTGAAAATTTAAGAGAAGTAGGCAAAAAAATTCTTTTAGAAAAAGGAATTAAAGTTGTAATTTCTGTTCCTAAAGGAAGAGAATTAGGTCCAAAAACAGATAATCCAAGATTAGGGATTGTAAATGGAATTTCTATTTTAGGAACTAGTGGAATAGTAATTCCATTTTCTACGGCATCTTATGCAGCATCAATAAGACAAAATCTGGATGTAGCAATTGCAATGGGAAATGATACAGTAGTTCTTACAACTGGAGGAAGAAGTGAAGATTTTGCAAAAAAAATAGTTGATTTACCTGAACATTGTTTTGTGCAAATGGGAGATTTTTCAGGTTATACAATTCAACAATGTGCTAAAAAAAATATCAAAAAAGCATATGTTGTAGGATTTATTGGGAAACTTGCAAAAATGGCAGCAGGAGTTAAACAAACTCATGTTAAAGGTTCTAAAGTAGATATGAGTTTCTTAGCAGAATTAGCAAAAAAAGCAAATGCCAGAGAAAATGTAATTCAAAGTATTAAAAAAGCAAATACTGCAAGACATGTTTCTGAAATAATTTTGGAAAATAATGTAAAAGGATTTTTTGAATTAATTTGTAGTCAAACATACAAACATATGAGAAATCATTCAGATCAAAAAGTTCCAATTGATGTGATATTGTTTGATTTTGATGGAAATATTCTAGCCAGAGTATCAAAAGAGTAA
- a CDS encoding SDR family oxidoreductase: protein MNKCRKIVVTGASGFISTNLRKYLSEQNIELISISRKNFKQFKNESKIVSKNYDEKNLLKKIKDSYALIHLVGIGKQSVDIDYGLVNTQFTNHIVNLSKKAKIKKIIYLSGLGVSATTSLGYFISKYHSEKIIINSGINYTIFRPSYIVGKDDLLTKHLHKQIKNGLIKIPGSGNYMIQPIHVNDVVKIIFKSITEVKFKNKIFDLVGSDNVTFEEYVKLFSKGTNTIIKKINLEDSYYDAITNPKSDFGVDDLNILIGNFKGNHNKLKKFTGMKFESVVKLLESGRLL, encoded by the coding sequence GTGAATAAATGTAGAAAAATAGTTGTTACTGGTGCAAGTGGATTTATTTCAACAAATCTTAGAAAGTATTTGTCTGAACAAAATATTGAGTTAATTTCAATATCGCGAAAAAACTTTAAACAATTCAAAAATGAGTCTAAAATTGTTTCAAAAAATTATGATGAAAAAAATCTTCTCAAAAAAATTAAAGACTCTTATGCCCTAATTCATCTTGTTGGGATTGGGAAACAGTCTGTTGATATTGATTATGGCCTAGTAAATACACAATTCACAAATCATATAGTAAATTTAAGTAAAAAAGCAAAAATCAAAAAAATTATTTATTTAAGTGGTTTAGGAGTTTCAGCAACAACTTCTTTAGGGTATTTTATTTCTAAATACCACTCAGAAAAAATAATAATTAATTCTGGAATTAATTATACTATTTTCAGGCCATCATATATTGTTGGAAAAGATGACTTGCTTACAAAACATCTTCATAAACAAATCAAGAATGGATTAATTAAAATTCCCGGCTCTGGAAATTATATGATTCAGCCAATTCACGTTAATGATGTTGTAAAAATTATTTTTAAATCAATTACTGAAGTAAAATTTAAGAATAAAATTTTTGATCTTGTGGGTTCTGATAATGTTACTTTTGAGGAATATGTTAAATTGTTTTCCAAGGGAACTAACACCATAATTAAAAAAATTAATTTAGAAGATTCTTACTATGATGCAATTACTAATCCAAAATCTGATTTTGGCGTTGATGATCTCAATATTCTAATTGGTAATTTCAAAGGTAACCATAACAAACTAAAAAAATTCACTGGTATGAAATTTGAATCTGTAGTGAAATTATTAGAGTCTGGCAGATTGCTTTAA